From Leptospira venezuelensis, a single genomic window includes:
- the pgsC gene encoding poly-gamma-glutamate biosynthesis protein PgsC, producing MDLLSISIGLGLGISLFFSEFFGIAGGLVVPGYFALQLQSPISILITLSVSLCVFGLGKFISKFVILYGKRRTAILLLLGFILDAIGNEWIFPKFFNEVIHVEAEVKAVGHIIPGLIAVWMDRQGWLETLASLLTASVIVRLILILFLGKELLP from the coding sequence ATGGATTTATTAAGTATTTCCATTGGACTAGGACTCGGAATTAGTTTATTTTTTTCGGAATTTTTCGGAATCGCTGGTGGGCTTGTGGTACCAGGCTACTTTGCTTTGCAGCTCCAAAGTCCAATCAGTATCCTTATTACCTTATCCGTAAGTCTTTGCGTTTTTGGTTTAGGAAAATTCATTTCAAAATTTGTAATATTATATGGAAAGAGAAGGACAGCAATTTTACTTCTTCTTGGATTTATATTGGATGCTATCGGTAACGAGTGGATATTTCCGAAGTTTTTCAACGAGGTTATTCATGTAGAAGCAGAAGTAAAAGCAGTAGGTCATATTATTCCTGGTCTAATTGCAGTTTGGATGGATAGACAAGGTTGGTTGGAAACCTTGGCATCTTTACTCACTGCTTCAGTAATAGTTCGCTTGATCCTGATCTTATTTCTTGGAAAGGAGTTATTGCCTTGA
- the pgsB gene encoding poly-gamma-glutamate synthase PgsB, protein MSEFFILFPLLLILLGFGLSEYILHISRRNQIPVRIHVNGTRGKSSVTRLIASGLREGGFQVFAKTTGTIPRLILPDGSEKNIIRYGTPNILEQKFAIQEAFKQGANAIVLECMALVPFNQKVSEEKLIKATHAVITNVREDHLEIMGPEKKDIAFALSGSIPESKVLFTSEKEFLPFFREVCKRKNTEIIPARFEKYSDLNYMQGFAYYEHPENVILALEVCESLGVKPEIAIKGMWSHSPDLGASFLSEYNFGKKKIIFANGFAANDPKSAASIWENATSQPYEYGYKVALVNCRKDRPERSEQMAKEILSWEKDKPDLILIVGEETGVFKKTCMKLGLGNSILEDLKKKDAKGIFEFFENFLPSNSMVVGLGNIGGLGLELLENLKQKEILKG, encoded by the coding sequence GTGTCCGAATTTTTTATACTGTTTCCATTACTTTTAATTTTATTAGGATTCGGACTTTCGGAATATATTCTACATATTTCAAGAAGGAATCAGATCCCAGTGCGTATCCATGTAAACGGAACTCGAGGAAAAAGTTCCGTCACAAGATTGATCGCATCCGGTTTAAGGGAAGGCGGATTTCAGGTATTTGCTAAAACAACAGGAACTATTCCAAGGCTTATCTTGCCTGATGGGTCTGAAAAAAATATAATCAGATACGGAACTCCAAATATTTTAGAGCAGAAGTTTGCGATCCAAGAGGCATTCAAACAAGGTGCGAATGCAATTGTTTTGGAATGTATGGCCCTTGTTCCATTCAATCAAAAAGTCTCCGAAGAAAAATTGATCAAGGCCACACATGCGGTCATCACAAATGTAAGAGAAGATCATTTGGAAATTATGGGACCAGAAAAGAAGGATATAGCATTTGCCTTAAGCGGTTCTATTCCGGAATCCAAAGTATTATTTACTTCAGAGAAAGAATTTCTCCCTTTCTTTCGAGAAGTTTGTAAAAGAAAGAATACTGAGATTATTCCAGCTCGTTTTGAAAAATATTCTGATCTAAACTATATGCAAGGTTTTGCATATTATGAACATCCAGAAAATGTGATCTTGGCATTAGAAGTATGTGAATCGCTGGGAGTAAAGCCAGAGATTGCGATAAAAGGTATGTGGTCTCATTCTCCCGATTTGGGAGCGAGTTTCCTTTCTGAATACAATTTTGGCAAAAAAAAGATCATATTTGCAAATGGATTCGCTGCAAATGATCCAAAGTCTGCAGCAAGTATTTGGGAAAATGCGACTTCCCAGCCTTATGAATATGGTTATAAAGTAGCTCTTGTAAATTGTAGGAAAGACAGACCGGAAAGATCGGAACAAATGGCAAAGGAAATCCTTTCCTGGGAAAAAGATAAGCCAGATCTAATTTTGATTGTCGGAGAGGAAACCGGAGTGTTCAAAAAAACCTGTATGAAATTAGGTTTAGGGAATTCGATATTAGAAGATCTGAAGAAGAAAGATGCAAAAGGTATCTTTGAATTTTTTGAAAATTTCTTACCTTCCAATTCTATGGTGGTCGGACTTGGAAATATAGGCGGTTTAGGTTTAGAACTTTTAGAAAATTTAAAACAGAAGGAAATTCTAAAAGGTTAA
- a CDS encoding SpoIIE family protein phosphatase has translation MSEAEEKTSGTRAPFQSASRKDVIRILERITDAFLSLDRELRILYANFEAEKLLDIIRENLVGKRLPEILPQFNYTSLFPAMIESMHSGLPKDLEILDPKENIWYEVRIFPSVEDIAVYLRDVTVRKEGEVKLKESEERLSELVRTSLDCILSVNESMEIVMLNPAAEKLFGYSSWEVTGKSLEFLLPSRRRKYISNVLFQIGENPERGIFGPFRARRKNGTEPILEASVSKVNTSSGKGYTLILRDITDRISIQKKLRGTVEELKNVDRERLDLLQNLEAEVESRSKELSRFYRLMKEELNLAKRVQNSLLPPIDYSIPGVQTFVNYVPVMEVGGDWFDIFEFRPGVLRVILADATGHGVQAALVTMTIKGVYEPLKYLADSPLELIKGINTDYCRNFKNLQMYFSCFILDIDTIEKKIRFASGGHPALLWKSKAGIKPLERTGSLLGLNSKMEYLEEEYEYSEGDSILMLTDGIFEEFDSEQNPFGEERIEKIYKESGLSGLELHSQIIKEMKAHLGEKDPQDDITLISLNLT, from the coding sequence ATGTCAGAAGCAGAGGAAAAAACTTCCGGAACTCGTGCACCATTCCAGTCCGCTTCTAGAAAAGATGTCATTCGGATCTTAGAAAGAATCACGGATGCATTTCTATCTCTGGACAGGGAACTTCGGATCTTATACGCCAACTTCGAGGCCGAAAAACTTCTGGATATTATCCGGGAAAACTTAGTGGGCAAAAGATTGCCCGAGATACTCCCCCAATTTAATTATACTAGCTTATTTCCTGCAATGATAGAGTCCATGCATAGCGGACTTCCGAAAGACTTGGAAATCTTAGATCCAAAGGAAAATATCTGGTACGAAGTTCGTATCTTTCCTTCTGTTGAAGATATTGCAGTGTATCTTCGCGATGTAACTGTTAGAAAAGAAGGAGAAGTGAAACTTAAAGAATCAGAAGAAAGACTTTCTGAACTTGTAAGAACTTCTCTGGATTGTATTCTTTCTGTGAATGAATCCATGGAAATAGTAATGCTAAATCCGGCAGCAGAGAAGTTGTTTGGGTACTCTTCTTGGGAAGTTACTGGAAAATCCTTGGAGTTTTTACTTCCCTCAAGGCGCAGAAAATATATTTCCAATGTATTGTTTCAGATAGGAGAAAATCCTGAAAGAGGGATCTTCGGTCCTTTTAGGGCCAGGCGTAAGAATGGAACTGAACCTATTTTAGAAGCATCCGTTTCCAAGGTTAATACCTCCTCCGGAAAGGGGTATACTCTTATACTCAGAGATATCACGGATAGGATCTCTATCCAAAAGAAGTTAAGGGGAACTGTAGAAGAGCTAAAGAATGTAGACAGAGAGAGGTTGGACCTCCTACAAAATCTGGAAGCGGAAGTAGAGTCCCGGTCCAAAGAGCTTTCCAGATTCTATCGTTTGATGAAAGAAGAATTGAATCTTGCTAAACGAGTACAAAACAGTTTACTTCCACCAATCGACTATTCTATCCCTGGAGTTCAAACTTTCGTAAATTACGTCCCAGTAATGGAAGTGGGTGGGGATTGGTTTGATATATTCGAATTTCGTCCTGGAGTTCTTAGAGTCATCCTTGCGGACGCAACAGGTCATGGAGTTCAGGCAGCACTTGTTACAATGACAATTAAAGGAGTTTATGAACCGCTAAAATATTTAGCCGATTCTCCTTTAGAGCTGATTAAAGGGATTAACACGGACTATTGCAGAAATTTCAAAAATCTTCAGATGTATTTTTCCTGTTTTATCTTAGATATAGATACGATAGAAAAAAAGATCCGATTTGCATCTGGAGGTCATCCTGCATTATTATGGAAATCCAAAGCCGGGATTAAACCTTTAGAGAGAACTGGATCTCTTTTAGGTCTGAATTCAAAAATGGAATATCTGGAAGAAGAATATGAATATTCTGAAGGAGATTCCATACTGATGTTGACGGATGGGATCTTTGAGGAATTCGATTCAGAACAAAATCCATTCGGTGAAGAAAGGATCGAAAAAATTTACAAAGAATCTGGACTGAGTGGGCTTGAACTACATTCTCAAATCATAAAAGAAATGAAAGCTCATCTGGGAGAAAAAGATCCCCAGGATGATATCACTCTGATTTCTTTGAACCTGACCTAA
- a CDS encoding PAS domain-containing sensor histidine kinase → MNKENTLTTASSSQYRTLFEHQPLAAFLVEADGTIALVNQKFEDISGRKKSEIEGRMKWTQFAHPDDTESLTDAFLEKFGPEVPKVFSARTRLLSTSGYKKVYVRANRIPTEEARVLVQIQELDEEGLLKDYSLEDSDYRWRSFLMEGMDFVVIMDLNGNVLFINKTFTGVPADEIQGKNFFEVLKTSDALKLQSVIARVLNTGKPEAFEEWSSFTGKRSHYYIRISPVTKQGEISAILLAISDTTQQKESDSDRLRRMESQRHRQKLEALGTLAAGVAHEINNPLTGILNYAELVRTQVEENESLSKNMEVIIRESERISGIVRSLLGFAHKEEGIKAHVSTGEILYSSFQLLLPFLIRDGIKIEGLDGLVDADSEIPLVIGEPQKLKQVFLNLITNARDSLNEKYPFETDLKKIRVSQSVIHRGSTRFVRITVKDWGLGIGEENLNRIFDPFFTTKPTTVGTGLGLSVSYEIIRELGGEIEVESSEDEFATFHIMIPASEKIS, encoded by the coding sequence TTGAATAAAGAAAACACATTAACTACTGCATCTTCTTCCCAATACCGTACTCTATTCGAACACCAACCATTGGCTGCTTTTTTAGTAGAAGCAGACGGGACCATTGCTTTAGTAAACCAGAAATTCGAAGATATCTCCGGAAGGAAGAAATCGGAGATAGAAGGAAGAATGAAATGGACTCAGTTCGCTCATCCGGATGATACGGAAAGCCTAACAGATGCATTCCTAGAGAAATTTGGGCCAGAAGTCCCGAAAGTATTCTCTGCAAGAACAAGACTTCTTTCTACGAGCGGATACAAAAAAGTTTATGTAAGAGCAAACAGGATTCCAACGGAAGAAGCTAGAGTGCTTGTTCAAATACAAGAGTTGGACGAGGAAGGTCTACTAAAAGACTATTCGTTAGAAGATTCCGATTATCGCTGGCGTTCCTTTCTAATGGAAGGAATGGATTTCGTAGTTATCATGGACTTGAACGGAAACGTATTATTCATCAATAAAACATTCACTGGTGTTCCAGCAGATGAGATCCAAGGTAAAAACTTTTTCGAAGTATTAAAAACATCTGATGCACTAAAACTACAGTCAGTTATCGCTAGAGTTTTGAATACTGGAAAGCCGGAAGCATTCGAAGAATGGAGTAGTTTTACTGGAAAGAGAAGCCATTATTATATTAGAATTTCTCCTGTGACAAAACAAGGAGAGATCAGCGCGATATTACTTGCGATCTCTGATACTACTCAACAAAAAGAATCTGATTCGGATCGTTTGAGAAGGATGGAATCCCAAAGGCATCGCCAAAAATTGGAAGCTTTAGGAACCTTAGCTGCGGGTGTGGCTCATGAGATCAATAATCCTCTTACAGGTATTTTAAATTACGCGGAACTAGTTCGTACTCAAGTAGAAGAGAACGAATCACTTTCTAAAAACATGGAAGTTATTATCAGAGAAAGTGAAAGAATTTCGGGAATTGTAAGAAGTTTATTAGGTTTTGCTCATAAAGAAGAAGGGATTAAAGCCCATGTTTCTACCGGGGAAATTTTATATTCTTCTTTCCAACTTTTGCTTCCTTTCCTTATCCGAGACGGGATCAAGATAGAAGGTTTGGATGGTTTGGTGGATGCAGACTCTGAGATCCCTCTTGTGATCGGAGAGCCCCAAAAACTAAAACAGGTTTTTCTAAACTTGATCACTAATGCAAGAGATTCGTTGAACGAAAAATATCCTTTCGAAACAGATCTAAAGAAGATACGGGTTTCTCAATCAGTCATTCATAGAGGATCTACTCGATTTGTCCGGATCACAGTTAAGGACTGGGGACTCGGGATAGGAGAGGAGAATTTAAATCGCATTTTTGATCCATTCTTCACTACAAAACCAACCACGGTCGGAACAGGGCTTGGACTTTCAGTAAGCTATGAGATTATCAGGGAATTGGGTGGGGAGATTGAGGTAGAAAGCTCTGAAGACGAGTTTGCCACATTTCATATCATGATCCCCGCTTCGGAAAAGATTTCTTGA
- a CDS encoding FKBP-type peptidyl-prolyl cis-trans isomerase has product MNLKRIYILTAILISAFVLSLGVFAQNGLVIKDIKKGTGKEAFNGSNVTVHYTGWLTNGKKFDSSKDRGTPFRFDLGAGQVIRGWDKGVQGMKEGGVRKLTIPPEMGYGSSGAGTIPPNSTLIFEVELLKVY; this is encoded by the coding sequence ATGAATCTAAAAAGAATCTATATATTAACCGCAATTTTAATCTCAGCATTCGTTTTGAGCCTGGGTGTATTTGCTCAAAATGGTCTGGTGATTAAGGACATCAAAAAAGGAACTGGAAAAGAAGCCTTCAATGGGTCTAACGTAACCGTTCATTATACAGGCTGGCTTACCAACGGCAAAAAATTCGATAGCTCCAAAGATAGAGGGACTCCGTTCCGTTTTGATTTAGGCGCTGGGCAAGTGATTCGTGGTTGGGACAAAGGAGTCCAAGGTATGAAAGAAGGTGGGGTCCGTAAATTGACTATCCCGCCTGAAATGGGTTACGGAAGTTCCGGGGCGGGGACTATCCCTCCAAATTCCACCCTGATCTTTGAAGTAGAATTGCTCAAAGTTTACTGA
- a CDS encoding RNA recognition motif domain-containing protein, translating into MKISVGNLPQEWKEEDLEKLFSKYGKAEHISIKKDKLTGRSLGYGSLELEDEAAKKALEALNKYEVSGKVLTVVDADEWKKEFDKKQTVKGGPSHNKVHGSQTTGGFGSSVRRTGGRGK; encoded by the coding sequence ATGAAGATTTCAGTGGGCAATCTTCCTCAAGAATGGAAGGAAGAAGATTTGGAAAAATTATTCTCCAAATATGGAAAGGCCGAACATATTTCCATTAAAAAGGACAAACTCACGGGACGTTCTCTGGGGTACGGTTCTTTGGAACTGGAAGATGAGGCGGCAAAAAAAGCCCTGGAAGCTTTAAACAAGTACGAGGTTTCCGGAAAAGTTTTAACGGTGGTAGACGCCGACGAATGGAAAAAAGAATTCGATAAAAAACAAACCGTGAAAGGCGGGCCAAGTCACAATAAGGTGCATGGAAGCCAGACAACGGGAGGTTTCGGAAGTTCCGTAAGACGTACTGGAGGTAGAGGAAAATGA
- a CDS encoding inorganic phosphate transporter encodes MDIFLIIVAVMAVLGVMDLLVGVSNDAVNFTNSAVGSRAASRKVILIVSAFGILLGALSSSGMMEVARKGIFHPEFFSLAELMFLFLAVMVSDIILLDLYNTLGLPTSTTVSLVFELLGASLVMAILKAETLNEAFKIINSESALKIIFGIALSVILAFFAGLILMFFFRLIFSFRLEKTMKWFGGLFSGLAVTVVIFFILLTAMKGSTFLSKDTLAWIQTNFKTILVLSFIGFSILFQILILSKINVLKIVVLFGTAALAMAFASNDLVNFIGVPIASLQTHELIKAANWDANTMASGLGKEVLTDNRLLIGAALIMIVALFKSKKAETVTRTEVSLGSQGETVEAYQSSLVARVFVQIAVGIYYPIKRFLPSVIRNWVSSRFKQSGTLELIRLHESDAFDLLRASVNILIASALILIGTIEKLPLSTTFVTFMVAMGTSLADGAWQKENAVNRVSGVLTVVGGWFMTAVFASFTGGFVAALFYYFGFAAVVVVLIFTFFLVLAFNRIHKKRKAEYDDNLEKLLILSKHPEKALSKSLSSLLGNLLLAKKAMNTLSSGYIGGKKKDFKQASKILKNLKKNYESSISGFLSLVDRHFDESDFQSIHPFTNALGYIDRIAENLTNIHRNTSEKIDRFQTGLTKDEREDLKELRKLAEDLFELLAQSDKVPGLVEKARSGKKAKELSDIKVRIYKNQMKRIRKGDSKLKSSVAYFLVVEELVDINENLFALAEELVWVLPWTETKKKQFAKGNYGPSKIEFPKTKDKKKKKKK; translated from the coding sequence ATGGATATTTTCTTAATCATAGTAGCAGTCATGGCTGTGCTCGGGGTAATGGACTTACTCGTCGGGGTTTCCAATGACGCAGTGAACTTTACGAATTCGGCAGTCGGCTCTAGAGCGGCTTCCAGAAAAGTTATACTGATTGTTTCTGCATTCGGTATCTTACTCGGAGCATTAAGCTCGAGTGGAATGATGGAAGTTGCTAGAAAAGGGATATTTCATCCCGAATTTTTCAGCCTGGCTGAGTTGATGTTCCTATTTTTAGCGGTGATGGTTTCAGATATCATCCTTCTCGACTTATACAATACTTTAGGACTTCCAACTTCTACCACTGTCTCCTTGGTTTTTGAATTACTGGGTGCCTCCTTGGTCATGGCGATCCTCAAAGCTGAAACATTAAATGAAGCATTTAAGATCATAAACTCAGAGTCCGCTTTAAAAATCATTTTTGGGATCGCACTCTCTGTAATACTCGCGTTCTTTGCGGGACTGATCTTAATGTTTTTCTTTAGATTGATCTTCAGTTTCCGTTTGGAAAAAACAATGAAATGGTTCGGAGGCCTTTTTTCAGGACTGGCAGTGACAGTTGTGATCTTCTTCATCCTACTTACTGCGATGAAAGGATCCACGTTCTTGAGTAAAGATACCCTCGCATGGATCCAAACCAATTTTAAGACCATTCTGGTTTTAAGTTTTATAGGATTTTCTATCCTGTTCCAGATTCTGATCTTATCCAAAATTAATGTTTTAAAGATCGTAGTGTTATTTGGAACAGCTGCACTTGCAATGGCATTCGCAAGTAATGACTTAGTGAACTTTATTGGAGTTCCAATCGCAAGTTTACAAACTCATGAACTGATCAAGGCTGCAAACTGGGATGCAAATACTATGGCATCCGGCTTAGGAAAGGAGGTCCTAACAGACAATAGACTTCTGATCGGTGCAGCGCTTATCATGATCGTTGCATTATTCAAATCCAAGAAGGCAGAAACAGTAACCAGAACAGAAGTAAGTTTAGGTTCTCAGGGCGAAACCGTAGAAGCTTATCAATCCAGTTTGGTTGCAAGAGTTTTCGTTCAGATTGCAGTTGGGATCTATTATCCGATCAAAAGATTTTTACCTTCAGTAATTCGCAATTGGGTCTCTTCTAGATTCAAACAAAGCGGAACCTTGGAATTAATTCGTTTGCATGAAAGCGATGCTTTTGACTTATTAAGAGCTTCTGTAAATATTCTCATCGCTTCTGCGTTGATTCTCATTGGAACTATCGAAAAACTTCCACTCTCTACAACATTCGTGACCTTCATGGTGGCAATGGGAACTTCTCTCGCAGATGGAGCTTGGCAGAAAGAAAATGCAGTTAATCGTGTAAGTGGAGTTTTAACAGTTGTAGGCGGATGGTTTATGACTGCGGTCTTTGCTTCCTTTACAGGTGGATTTGTTGCTGCTCTATTTTATTACTTCGGCTTTGCAGCGGTTGTAGTAGTTTTAATATTCACATTCTTCTTGGTACTTGCTTTCAATCGTATCCATAAGAAAAGAAAGGCAGAATATGATGATAATCTGGAAAAACTTCTTATACTTTCAAAACATCCAGAAAAAGCACTTTCTAAATCGCTTTCTTCCCTATTAGGAAATTTATTATTAGCGAAGAAGGCAATGAATACACTTTCTTCCGGTTATATTGGAGGGAAGAAGAAGGACTTTAAACAAGCTTCTAAGATCCTAAAAAACTTAAAGAAAAATTACGAATCTTCCATCTCCGGTTTTTTAAGTCTGGTCGATAGACATTTCGACGAGTCTGATTTCCAATCCATTCATCCATTCACAAATGCACTCGGCTATATAGATCGTATTGCAGAAAATCTTACAAATATCCATAGGAACACTTCTGAAAAGATAGATCGTTTCCAAACTGGACTCACCAAAGACGAAAGAGAAGATCTAAAAGAGCTTCGTAAACTCGCAGAAGATCTTTTCGAACTTTTGGCTCAATCCGACAAGGTCCCAGGCTTGGTAGAAAAGGCAAGATCCGGTAAAAAAGCAAAAGAACTTTCTGATATCAAAGTCCGTATTTACAAAAACCAGATGAAACGTATCCGCAAAGGAGATAGCAAATTAAAATCAAGCGTTGCCTACTTCTTAGTCGTAGAAGAACTTGTGGATATTAACGAAAACTTATTTGCTCTGGCAGAAGAACTGGTCTGGGTTTTACCTTGGACAGAAACTAAGAAGAAACAATTTGCAAAAGGAAACTATGGTCCTTCTAAAATAGAATTCCCAAAAACTAAAGATAAGAAGAAAAAAAAGAAGAAGTAA